From a region of the Streptomyces asoensis genome:
- a CDS encoding MarR family winged helix-turn-helix transcriptional regulator, whose product MSEPPPFSPTVALLTVGRGWEAALAEGLKPLGLTTRKYGLLGHVRAAPGISFSELARRSRITVQSVHSAVAAFVAAKLVDDGTAHAGAASSLRVTREGEALLARAAEVVARLDAEFAVRHPELTEALRAQTARAAARTT is encoded by the coding sequence GTGTCCGAGCCGCCTCCCTTCAGTCCCACCGTCGCCCTGCTCACGGTGGGCCGGGGGTGGGAGGCCGCGCTCGCCGAGGGGCTGAAGCCGCTCGGGCTGACCACCCGCAAGTACGGCCTGCTGGGGCACGTCCGCGCGGCGCCCGGCATCTCCTTCAGCGAGCTGGCCCGGCGCTCCCGCATCACCGTGCAGAGCGTGCACAGCGCGGTCGCCGCCTTCGTGGCGGCCAAACTCGTCGACGACGGGACCGCGCACGCCGGAGCCGCCTCCAGCCTGCGGGTCACACGGGAGGGCGAGGCCCTGCTGGCCCGCGCCGCCGAGGTCGTGGCCCGCCTGGACGCGGAGTTCGCCGTCCGGCACCCCGAACTGACCGAGGCGCTGCGCGCCCAGACGGCACGGGCGGCGGCGCGGACCACCTGA
- a CDS encoding helix-turn-helix domain-containing protein — translation MAGDDVTRTLAAMGPRLRDVRERRGVTLAAVSGATGISPSTLSRIETGRRKPTLEVVLHLAKEYGVSLDELAGTAPAPEAEPRGAAPHSFGDDKAVLPLTRYVGGLHAHKHVLPAVAGPSGRPRQVSHEGYEWLCVLYGRLWVALGDQDLVLTARDVVEFDTRIPHGVANAGSTGPVEYLIMFGPQGERLRQRTLQPPVAHR, via the coding sequence ATGGCGGGTGACGACGTGACCCGGACGCTGGCGGCGATGGGGCCCCGGCTGCGGGACGTGCGCGAGCGCCGTGGCGTCACACTGGCCGCTGTCAGCGGCGCGACCGGCATCTCGCCCAGCACGCTGTCGCGGATCGAGACCGGCCGGCGCAAGCCCACCCTGGAGGTGGTGCTGCACCTGGCGAAGGAATACGGCGTCTCCCTGGACGAGCTGGCCGGCACCGCACCCGCGCCCGAGGCCGAGCCCCGCGGCGCGGCGCCGCACAGCTTCGGCGACGACAAGGCGGTGCTGCCGCTGACCCGGTACGTCGGCGGCCTGCACGCCCACAAACACGTGCTGCCCGCCGTCGCGGGGCCGTCCGGGCGGCCCCGCCAGGTGTCCCACGAGGGCTACGAGTGGCTGTGCGTCCTGTACGGGCGGTTGTGGGTCGCACTCGGCGACCAGGATCTCGTCCTGACGGCCAGGGACGTCGTCGAGTTCGACACCCGCATCCCCCACGGGGTCGCGAACGCCGGATCCACCGGACCGGTCGAGTACCTGATCATGTTCGGGCCTCAAGGAGAACGTCTACGGCAGCGGACCCTCCAGCCGCCGGTCGCGCACCGGTGA
- a CDS encoding rhodanese-like domain-containing protein, whose protein sequence is MSFRHYLRRAPAVSAAEAVRLVADGALVVDVRRGFEWNRVHIPGAVHMPLEVLPARCLELPEDRLLITFCTGGLRSAGAANLLVEHGFDAVNMSRGLVDWRAAGGPLTS, encoded by the coding sequence ATGAGCTTCCGTCACTACCTGCGCCGGGCCCCGGCCGTCAGCGCGGCCGAGGCGGTTCGCCTGGTCGCGGACGGCGCTCTCGTCGTGGACGTCCGCCGCGGCTTCGAGTGGAACCGTGTGCACATCCCCGGCGCCGTCCACATGCCGCTCGAAGTCCTGCCCGCACGCTGCCTGGAGCTGCCCGAGGACCGTCTGCTCATCACCTTCTGCACCGGCGGCCTGCGCTCCGCCGGCGCGGCGAACCTCCTGGTGGAGCACGGCTTCGACGCGGTCAACATGAGCCGCGGCCTCGTCGACTGGCGCGCCGCCGGCGGACCGCTCACCAGCTGA
- a CDS encoding NADP-dependent oxidoreductase, whose amino-acid sequence MKAIVFDAFGGTEVLHETEIDVPEPGAGQVRVRVHAVGVNPVDGKIRSGGMEAIFPTTLPAVPGGEIAGVVDAVGEGVDDLKAGDEVLGWSDTGSYAQYALASAAVLAPKPAGLDWTHAAALPVASDGAERVLDLLGVTAGETLLIHGASGALGTIAVQLAVARGARVIGTAGAANQEYVTSLGATALVYGDDLVRRVRELAPDGVDAVFDAAGKGALEDSITLRGGTDRIVTTADFRARELGVVFAEGPQRRSAKRLAELARQAADGTLVTTISAAYPLAEAARAQQASDAGHNRGKIVLTVS is encoded by the coding sequence ATGAAGGCCATCGTTTTCGACGCGTTCGGCGGCACCGAGGTCCTGCACGAGACGGAGATCGACGTTCCCGAGCCCGGCGCCGGCCAGGTGCGGGTGCGGGTACACGCCGTCGGCGTCAACCCGGTGGACGGCAAGATCCGCTCCGGCGGCATGGAGGCCATCTTCCCCACCACGCTGCCCGCCGTCCCCGGCGGGGAGATCGCCGGTGTGGTCGACGCCGTCGGCGAGGGCGTCGACGACCTCAAGGCAGGGGACGAGGTCCTCGGCTGGTCGGACACCGGCTCTTACGCCCAGTACGCCCTGGCCTCCGCGGCCGTCCTCGCGCCCAAGCCGGCCGGCCTGGACTGGACGCACGCCGCGGCCCTGCCCGTGGCGAGCGACGGCGCCGAACGCGTACTGGACCTGCTCGGCGTCACCGCCGGCGAGACGCTGCTGATCCACGGGGCGTCCGGCGCGCTCGGCACCATCGCCGTCCAGCTCGCCGTCGCACGCGGCGCCCGCGTCATCGGCACGGCCGGAGCCGCCAACCAGGAGTACGTCACCTCGCTCGGCGCGACCGCGCTGGTCTACGGGGACGACCTGGTCCGGCGGGTCCGCGAACTCGCCCCCGACGGAGTGGACGCCGTCTTCGACGCCGCGGGCAAGGGCGCGCTGGAGGACTCCATCACGCTGCGCGGCGGCACCGACCGGATCGTCACCACCGCCGACTTCCGCGCCCGCGAACTCGGCGTCGTCTTCGCCGAGGGCCCGCAGCGCCGCTCCGCGAAGCGGCTGGCGGAACTGGCCCGGCAGGCCGCGGACGGCACACTGGTCACCACGATCAGCGCCGCCTACCCGCTCGCGGAAGCCGCCAGGGCACAGCAGGCCAGCGACGCCGGTCACAACCGCGGCAAGATCGTCCTGACCGTCAGCTGA
- a CDS encoding alpha/beta hydrolase, whose amino-acid sequence MRSRSEPATALRHRTVRTPAGRLHLAEQGTGPLVLLVHGFPESWYSWRHQLPALAAAGYRAAAIDVRGYGRSSRPAATDAYRMLDLVEDNVAVVRALGEESAVIVGHDWGSNIAAASALLHPGVFRATGLLSVPYAPPGGPRPTDVLGRLGGPEQEFYVSYFQESGRAEAEIEPDVRGWLAGFYAALSADTMPARGEPDPHFVARGGRLRDRFPAGPLPAWLSEEDLDVYAGEFERTGLTGALNRYRNMDRDWEDLAPHRGAPIEQPSLFIGGALDASTLWMSDAIDAYPTTLPGLSASHLLEDCGHWIQQERPDEVNGLLTDWLAAQKLTSM is encoded by the coding sequence ATGCGATCGCGATCCGAGCCGGCCACCGCACTCCGCCACCGCACCGTCCGGACCCCGGCCGGACGCCTGCACCTGGCAGAGCAGGGCACCGGCCCGCTGGTCCTGCTCGTGCACGGCTTCCCCGAGTCCTGGTACTCCTGGCGCCACCAGCTCCCGGCTCTCGCCGCAGCCGGGTACCGGGCAGCGGCGATCGACGTACGCGGCTACGGCCGCTCCTCCAGGCCCGCCGCGACCGACGCCTACCGCATGCTCGACCTGGTGGAGGACAACGTCGCCGTCGTGCGCGCCCTCGGCGAGGAGAGCGCGGTGATCGTCGGCCACGACTGGGGCTCCAACATCGCCGCCGCCTCCGCCCTGCTCCACCCCGGCGTCTTCCGCGCGACCGGCTTGCTGAGCGTCCCGTACGCGCCGCCCGGCGGCCCCCGCCCCACCGACGTCCTCGGCCGGCTCGGCGGCCCCGAGCAGGAGTTCTACGTCTCCTACTTCCAGGAGTCCGGCCGCGCCGAGGCCGAGATCGAGCCCGACGTCCGCGGCTGGCTCGCGGGCTTCTACGCGGCCCTGTCCGCCGACACCATGCCCGCCCGGGGCGAGCCCGACCCGCACTTCGTCGCCCGGGGCGGCCGGCTGCGCGACCGCTTCCCCGCCGGCCCGCTCCCGGCATGGCTGAGCGAGGAGGACCTCGACGTCTACGCCGGGGAGTTCGAGCGCACCGGCCTGACCGGCGCCCTCAACCGCTACCGCAACATGGACCGCGACTGGGAAGACCTCGCCCCGCACCGCGGAGCCCCGATCGAGCAGCCGTCCCTGTTCATCGGCGGCGCCCTGGACGCCTCCACCCTCTGGATGTCCGACGCCATCGACGCCTACCCCACCACCCTCCCCGGCCTGTCGGCCTCCCACCTCCTGGAAGACTGCGGCCACTGGATCCAGCAGGAACGCCCCGACGAGGTCAACGGCCTGCTGACCGACTGGCTCGCCGCTCAGAAGCTGACGTCGATGTAG
- a CDS encoding MarR family winged helix-turn-helix transcriptional regulator: MSDPTASELPDAARDGRLSYAIFQLARAHRGHAAAMLRALNLHPGQELLLMQLFDRDGQTQGELLERAGLDHSTVSKSLRRMQEAGLLTREPAAHDRRVMVVSLTDAGRALREPIADMWRTLERISVRDLTPEQVDLFTTCARTIEKSVRDHSRQTPAG; encoded by the coding sequence ATGTCCGACCCCACCGCATCGGAACTGCCGGACGCGGCACGCGACGGGCGCCTGAGCTACGCCATCTTCCAGCTCGCCCGCGCCCACCGCGGTCACGCCGCCGCCATGCTGCGCGCCCTGAACCTGCACCCGGGACAGGAACTGCTGCTGATGCAGCTCTTCGACCGTGACGGCCAGACCCAGGGAGAACTGCTGGAGCGTGCGGGCCTCGACCACTCCACCGTCTCCAAGTCGCTGCGCCGCATGCAGGAGGCCGGGCTGCTCACCCGCGAGCCCGCCGCCCACGACCGGCGGGTCATGGTGGTCAGCCTCACCGACGCCGGCCGCGCCCTGCGCGAACCCATCGCCGACATGTGGCGCACCCTGGAGCGGATCTCCGTACGCGATCTGACCCCTGAGCAGGTCGACCTGTTCACCACGTGTGCGCGGACCATCGAGAAGTCGGTCAGGGACCACAGCCGGCAGACACCCGCCGGGTAG
- a CDS encoding serine hydrolase domain-containing protein, which translates to MNAALQREVQGVLDELVATGAESGLQVAVFHHGVRVVDAVAGVADGRTGREVTPHTPFFSFSAGKAVTSVLAHLLVENGAVGYDTPVADLWPRFAAHGKAAVTLRHVLTHSAGVPAMPRGIGAADLADRSRVCDAIADAAPRWAPGTRTGYHAFTYGFLVGEIARRATGRAMRQLLHDRLTVPLGLDGELYFGVPAADLARLARLEDAAPPPPAPPGGPGGPRLLAPWEARPSAALGNSEEILRADIPSVATFTARGIAAVNAAFLDGRLIGPHRLAEATKTAFEGTDQVFGNHVRLALGWPLGRIGTQPDDTPTTFGWIGGGGSYVYADTATGISFALTKTRLTPHFRTAQRLADLITAGTTAPCVRAVRA; encoded by the coding sequence ATGAACGCCGCATTGCAGCGCGAGGTCCAAGGCGTCCTGGACGAACTCGTCGCCACCGGCGCCGAGAGCGGTCTACAGGTCGCCGTGTTCCACCACGGGGTCCGTGTCGTCGACGCCGTCGCCGGTGTCGCCGACGGCCGGACCGGGCGCGAGGTGACCCCGCACACCCCCTTCTTCAGCTTCTCCGCGGGCAAGGCCGTCACGTCCGTCCTCGCTCATCTGCTGGTCGAGAACGGTGCCGTCGGATACGACACGCCCGTGGCCGACCTGTGGCCGCGGTTCGCCGCCCACGGCAAGGCGGCGGTGACCCTGCGGCACGTGCTCACGCACTCGGCCGGCGTGCCGGCGATGCCGCGGGGCATCGGTGCTGCCGACCTGGCGGACCGGTCACGCGTCTGCGACGCGATCGCCGACGCCGCACCGCGCTGGGCCCCCGGGACCCGGACGGGATACCACGCGTTCACCTACGGCTTCCTCGTCGGCGAGATCGCCCGCCGGGCCACCGGCAGAGCGATGCGGCAGCTCCTGCACGACCGGCTCACCGTGCCGCTGGGGCTCGACGGCGAGCTGTACTTCGGTGTGCCCGCGGCCGACCTGGCCCGCCTGGCACGGCTCGAGGACGCCGCACCGCCCCCGCCCGCACCGCCCGGCGGTCCCGGCGGCCCCCGCCTCCTCGCGCCCTGGGAGGCGCGGCCGAGCGCGGCCCTGGGCAACAGCGAGGAGATCCTGCGAGCGGACATCCCCTCGGTCGCCACCTTCACCGCCCGGGGGATCGCCGCCGTGAACGCCGCGTTCCTCGACGGCCGGCTCATCGGCCCGCACCGCCTCGCCGAGGCGACGAAGACGGCCTTCGAGGGCACCGACCAGGTCTTCGGCAACCACGTACGGCTGGCCCTGGGCTGGCCGCTCGGCCGCATCGGCACCCAGCCGGACGACACCCCCACCACGTTCGGATGGATCGGCGGGGGCGGCAGCTACGTCTACGCCGACACCGCCACCGGCATCTCCTTCGCCCTGACCAAGACCCGCCTCACCCCCCACTTCCGCACCGCACAGCGACTCGCCGACCTGATCACGGCCGGGACCACTGCGCCCTGCGTCAGGGCGGTCAGGGCGTGA
- a CDS encoding type B 50S ribosomal protein L31, with the protein MRPRIHPESRQVAFRDRAANALFLTRSTATSDRTIEWEDGTTYPLIDVEISSASHPFYTGTSRVVDTAGRVERFERRYGRTATARS; encoded by the coding sequence ATGAGGCCCCGCATCCATCCCGAATCCCGGCAGGTCGCCTTCCGTGACCGCGCCGCGAACGCCCTCTTCCTCACCCGCTCCACGGCGACCTCGGACCGGACGATCGAGTGGGAGGACGGCACCACCTACCCGCTGATCGACGTCGAGATCTCCTCGGCGAGTCACCCGTTCTACACGGGGACCTCGAGGGTCGTGGACACCGCCGGGCGGGTCGAACGGTTCGAGCGCCGCTACGGCCGCACGGCAACGGCCCGGTCCTGA
- the tap gene encoding telomere-associated protein Tap has product MASQEELFASVDALLHEEPQLPLPAERARLREEAGITQARLAQVLKTTPQTVKNWENGRSEPRPPRLEAYQRLLEGWAAKYPKTTPAASAAPAPSPASEPVADISPAQAPAPAPKTPAASPEPSATRDPARRPARTAARTAAPAVADPRFPHGPLVVLDGDGTAHGVGGIVLDCPAATVPELVEWTLRGAGLGAGRLHRHGKDADPLVVLTREAAVRLGLPERLADRRGLRLEEGHPVLKQLARAKWKLTRRGFGPWARVYRPAERGERQCVQLAVVPWDAFDARAWPGVEGMGPAELARVLGVYAQRVLTPRGSTAVSGLELMTALRPPTRAVRDAATGGWVSGYNPGSLGTAAVDPAPPEAPAEHPVARDWEGGFLDEEAYQWVRDVDLLTGEEASLPWAVGLDVNTAFLAAASRLTVGLSAPEHVVRPVFDPKIPGCWLVDLSHVDVDPRLPSPFTPSGVRPSGPAWYETRTVAYAQELGWNVTPSQAYLRRATGAYLDPWHDRLRTAYVDTMADLGVTAGLDDTALLAAMEHHKDTDPAMAAVLAAVKATVKGGVGKLRERPQGRHYRDGERWPALERPTWRPDIRAAVIAKARVTMHRKMANMAAATGLFPLAVLSDCVVYPSPGRSPLDFLPYSTSGKPLPGVFRIGVTPGLCKVEGVQSMAWAVDLMEEGANPARHIKGDGHDAALDEGE; this is encoded by the coding sequence ATGGCGTCTCAGGAAGAGCTGTTCGCGTCGGTGGACGCGCTGCTGCACGAGGAGCCACAACTGCCGCTCCCGGCAGAGCGGGCGCGGCTACGGGAAGAGGCCGGCATCACGCAGGCACGGCTGGCGCAGGTGCTGAAGACGACGCCTCAGACGGTGAAGAACTGGGAGAACGGGCGCAGTGAGCCGCGGCCGCCGCGGCTGGAGGCATATCAGAGGCTGCTGGAGGGTTGGGCGGCGAAGTACCCGAAGACGACTCCCGCCGCCTCTGCCGCGCCCGCCCCTTCCCCCGCTTCGGAGCCGGTGGCGGACATCTCGCCCGCCCAGGCCCCCGCACCTGCCCCGAAGACTCCAGCGGCATCCCCGGAACCGAGCGCGACCCGGGACCCGGCGCGCCGTCCTGCGCGGACCGCAGCGCGGACCGCCGCCCCGGCCGTCGCCGATCCGCGTTTCCCCCACGGGCCGCTCGTCGTGCTGGACGGTGACGGCACCGCCCACGGCGTCGGCGGGATCGTCCTGGACTGCCCGGCCGCCACCGTGCCCGAGCTGGTGGAGTGGACGCTGCGGGGGGCCGGGCTCGGGGCGGGACGGCTGCACCGGCACGGCAAGGATGCCGACCCCCTCGTCGTCCTCACCCGCGAGGCCGCCGTACGGCTCGGGCTGCCCGAACGGCTGGCGGACCGGCGCGGACTGCGCCTGGAGGAGGGCCACCCGGTCCTCAAGCAGCTCGCCCGGGCGAAGTGGAAGCTGACCCGGCGCGGGTTCGGGCCGTGGGCGCGCGTCTACCGCCCGGCCGAGCGCGGCGAGCGGCAGTGCGTGCAGCTGGCCGTGGTGCCGTGGGACGCCTTCGACGCGCGGGCCTGGCCCGGTGTGGAGGGGATGGGGCCGGCCGAACTCGCCCGTGTGCTCGGGGTGTACGCGCAGCGGGTCCTCACCCCGCGCGGGTCGACCGCGGTGTCCGGGCTGGAACTGATGACCGCCCTGCGCCCGCCGACCCGGGCCGTGCGTGACGCCGCCACGGGCGGGTGGGTGTCCGGCTACAACCCCGGCTCGCTCGGCACCGCTGCCGTGGACCCGGCACCGCCGGAGGCGCCGGCCGAGCATCCCGTCGCGCGGGACTGGGAGGGCGGGTTCCTGGACGAGGAGGCCTACCAGTGGGTGCGTGACGTCGATCTGCTCACCGGGGAGGAGGCCTCGCTGCCGTGGGCGGTCGGCCTGGACGTCAACACCGCCTTCCTGGCGGCGGCCTCCCGCCTCACCGTCGGGCTGTCCGCCCCCGAGCACGTCGTCCGCCCGGTGTTCGACCCGAAGATCCCCGGCTGCTGGCTCGTCGACCTGAGCCATGTGGACGTCGACCCGCGCCTGCCGTCGCCGTTCACGCCGAGCGGCGTACGGCCGTCGGGGCCCGCCTGGTACGAGACCCGCACCGTCGCCTACGCGCAGGAACTCGGCTGGAACGTGACGCCGTCGCAGGCCTACCTGCGGCGGGCCACGGGCGCGTACCTCGACCCGTGGCACGACCGGCTCAGGACCGCCTACGTCGACACCATGGCCGACCTCGGCGTCACCGCAGGCCTGGACGACACGGCGCTCCTCGCGGCGATGGAACACCACAAGGACACCGATCCGGCGATGGCGGCCGTCCTCGCCGCGGTGAAGGCGACCGTGAAGGGCGGGGTGGGCAAGCTGCGCGAGCGGCCGCAGGGGCGTCACTACCGCGACGGCGAGCGGTGGCCGGCGCTCGAGCGGCCGACGTGGCGGCCCGACATCCGGGCCGCGGTCATCGCCAAGGCGCGCGTCACCATGCACCGCAAGATGGCCAACATGGCGGCCGCGACGGGCCTGTTCCCGCTCGCCGTGCTCTCCGACTGCGTCGTCTACCCCTCCCCCGGCCGCTCGCCGCTGGACTTCCTGCCCTACAGCACCTCCGGCAAGCCCCTGCCCGGCGTCTTCCGCATCGGCGTCACCCCCGGGCTGTGCAAGGTCGAGGGCGTGCAGAGCATGGCGTGGGCGGTGGACCTGATGGAGGAGGGCGCCAACCCCGCCCGCCACATCAAGGGCGACGGCCACGACGCCGCCCTCGACGAAGGAGAATGA
- the rpmG gene encoding 50S ribosomal protein L33, with protein MARNSMRPVVTLKSTAGTGVTYVTRKNRSNDPDRLVLRKYDPLAGKHVAFREER; from the coding sequence ATGGCACGCAACAGCATGCGTCCCGTCGTCACCCTGAAGTCGACGGCCGGGACCGGCGTCACCTACGTGACCCGCAAGAACCGCAGCAACGACCCCGACCGGCTCGTGCTGCGCAAGTACGACCCGCTCGCCGGGAAGCACGTCGCCTTCCGCGAGGAACGCTGA
- the tpg gene encoding telomere-protecting terminal protein Tpg has product MGDIDEALERAGQEAFTREPPKSVRARIGFLTRRLGSTRAVAAEVGVSRRSVERYLKGERKHPPADIAARIDAAVRAHWQPRVRSRARKQAATAGGITVETRARFGYSAPAGSTDDGRLRRLTVHLPPAYAGRLFDAQRDGAGDAELRAIVAEGLQEIYFKDGGRRADHLEVELNDIDYIDVSF; this is encoded by the coding sequence GTGGGAGACATCGACGAAGCCCTCGAACGCGCCGGGCAGGAGGCGTTCACCCGGGAGCCGCCCAAGAGCGTCAGAGCGCGGATCGGCTTCCTGACGCGCCGGCTGGGCAGTACGCGGGCCGTGGCGGCGGAGGTGGGCGTCAGCCGGCGGTCGGTGGAGCGCTACCTCAAGGGCGAGCGCAAGCATCCGCCCGCGGACATCGCCGCCCGCATCGACGCGGCCGTGCGCGCCCACTGGCAGCCGCGGGTGCGCAGCCGGGCGCGCAAGCAGGCCGCCACGGCCGGCGGGATCACCGTCGAGACCCGCGCCCGCTTCGGCTACAGCGCCCCCGCCGGCTCCACCGACGACGGACGCCTGCGCCGTCTGACCGTCCACCTCCCCCCGGCCTACGCGGGCAGGCTCTTCGACGCCCAGCGCGACGGCGCCGGTGACGCGGAGCTGCGCGCGATCGTCGCCGAGGGGCTTCAGGAGATCTACTTCAAGGACGGCGGCCGCCGTGCCGACCACCTCGAAGTCGAACTCAACGACATCGACTACATCGACGTCAGCTTCTGA
- the ykgO gene encoding type B 50S ribosomal protein L36 → MKVRKSLRALKSKPGAQVVRRRGVVFVVNKKNPRFKARQG, encoded by the coding sequence ATGAAGGTGCGTAAGTCACTGCGTGCGCTGAAGTCGAAACCGGGGGCCCAAGTGGTGCGCCGCCGGGGCGTGGTCTTCGTCGTCAACAAGAAGAACCCCCGCTTCAAGGCACGCCAGGGCTGA
- a CDS encoding FAD-dependent oxidoreductase — MRIVIAGGGLAGLTLAHYLNRNGLDVAVHERDANVAAREAGYRIHINSTGTSALHAALEPRLWELFLATCGMPSDDMLLFDEQFNLRPGRDKSATEGTGVPTDIPEHLVVCRSTLRRILCLGLEKAVHFGSRVTGYRTHPDSAITVLLEGGATVEADVLIAADGINSSVRAQRLPQVRIADLGSRHIAAKIHLTDEAKAKLPERMFNAFSLAYAADFTGLTLGPLERTDPASPLIAEQGPDFRREATADYALSIFNSLAGQMLPDEELFTAGPDKLKAHALQRVATWHPALVDTVRLWDTATVQALKCRSCVPVDAWEPSHVTVMGDAIHAMSPALGIGANTALRDAHTLGEQLLAVAHGDKPLIEGIGTYEDTMRDYAYHAVRTSAFVGQKVIGHLPLPE, encoded by the coding sequence ATGCGTATCGTCATCGCCGGCGGCGGACTCGCCGGGCTGACGCTGGCCCACTACCTGAACCGGAACGGCCTGGACGTGGCCGTCCACGAGCGCGACGCCAACGTGGCGGCACGTGAGGCCGGGTACCGGATCCACATCAATTCCACCGGCACCTCCGCGCTGCACGCAGCGCTGGAGCCGCGTCTGTGGGAGCTGTTCCTGGCGACCTGCGGCATGCCGAGCGACGACATGCTGCTGTTCGACGAACAGTTCAACCTCCGCCCTGGCCGGGACAAGTCGGCCACCGAGGGCACCGGGGTGCCCACCGACATCCCCGAGCACCTGGTGGTGTGCCGCTCGACCCTGCGCCGCATCCTCTGCCTCGGCCTGGAGAAGGCCGTGCACTTCGGTTCCCGGGTCACCGGCTACCGCACCCACCCCGACTCGGCGATCACCGTGCTGCTGGAAGGCGGGGCCACGGTCGAGGCCGACGTGCTGATCGCCGCGGACGGCATCAACTCCTCCGTACGCGCCCAGCGCCTGCCCCAGGTCCGGATCGCCGATCTCGGCTCGCGGCACATCGCCGCGAAGATCCACCTCACCGACGAGGCCAAGGCCAAGCTGCCGGAGCGGATGTTCAACGCCTTCTCGCTCGCCTACGCCGCCGACTTCACCGGGCTGACCCTTGGCCCGCTGGAGCGCACCGACCCCGCCTCGCCGCTGATCGCGGAGCAGGGGCCCGACTTCCGGCGCGAGGCCACCGCCGACTACGCGCTGAGCATCTTCAACTCCCTCGCCGGCCAGATGCTCCCCGACGAAGAGCTGTTCACCGCCGGCCCGGACAAACTCAAGGCGCATGCCCTACAGCGCGTCGCCACCTGGCATCCCGCCCTGGTCGACACGGTCCGGCTGTGGGACACCGCCACCGTGCAGGCCCTCAAGTGCCGCAGTTGCGTGCCCGTCGACGCCTGGGAACCCTCCCACGTGACCGTCATGGGCGACGCGATCCACGCCATGAGCCCCGCCCTGGGCATCGGAGCCAACACCGCGCTGCGCGACGCGCACACCCTGGGCGAGCAACTGCTCGCCGTCGCCCACGGCGACAAACCGCTCATCGAGGGCATCGGCACCTACGAGGACACCATGCGTGACTACGCCTACCACGCGGTGCGGACGTCCGCATTCGTCGGTCAGAAAGTGATCGGGCACCTCCCCCTGCCTGAATAG
- a CDS encoding pyridoxamine 5'-phosphate oxidase family protein: protein MADSEPEAVLGPFSSPDARATPWASALALLREAEVFWLSTVRPDGRPHVTPVLAGWSLGGMCFTTGARERKAHNLRANPHCVLTTGTNALTGTDVVIEGVAALVGERSARERAVADLERKYGPHLTSPEGTWYGLGEAVVAGDVGLYRVEPAVAFAFGKLPTSGQTRFTWPDR, encoded by the coding sequence ATGGCGGACAGCGAACCGGAGGCCGTGCTGGGGCCGTTCTCGTCCCCGGACGCGCGAGCGACGCCGTGGGCGTCGGCGCTGGCGCTCCTTCGCGAGGCGGAGGTGTTCTGGCTCTCCACGGTGCGGCCCGACGGGCGGCCGCACGTGACGCCGGTGCTGGCGGGCTGGAGCCTGGGCGGCATGTGCTTCACCACCGGCGCCCGGGAGCGCAAGGCGCACAACCTCCGGGCCAACCCCCACTGTGTGCTGACGACCGGCACCAACGCCCTGACCGGCACGGACGTCGTCATCGAGGGAGTCGCCGCCCTGGTGGGCGAGCGCTCCGCGCGGGAACGGGCCGTCGCGGACCTCGAGCGCAAGTACGGCCCGCACCTGACCAGCCCCGAGGGCACCTGGTACGGGCTGGGCGAGGCCGTCGTCGCGGGTGACGTCGGGCTCTACCGGGTCGAGCCGGCCGTCGCCTTCGCCTTCGGCAAGCTGCCGACGTCCGGCCAGACCCGCTTCACCTGGCCGGACCGGTGA